The Streptomyces nitrosporeus genome includes a window with the following:
- a CDS encoding histone-like nucleoid-structuring protein Lsr2 yields MAQRVVVTLSDDIDGGEAAETVAFALDGKSYEIDLNPANAEKLRNALAPYMAAGRKQTNTGKRGRIPVTYHHTPVAPDPAAVRAWARSHRMEVPARGRIPKKVYEAFQAAS; encoded by the coding sequence GTGGCTCAGCGCGTCGTGGTCACACTCTCCGACGACATCGACGGAGGGGAAGCAGCGGAAACGGTTGCCTTCGCCCTGGACGGGAAGTCGTACGAGATCGACCTCAATCCCGCCAACGCAGAGAAACTGCGCAACGCCCTGGCCCCGTACATGGCGGCCGGCCGGAAGCAGACAAATACCGGCAAGCGCGGCAGGATCCCGGTGACGTACCACCACACGCCGGTCGCCCCCGACCCCGCGGCCGTGCGGGCCTGGGCGCGCTCGCACCGCATGGAGGTGCCGGCCCGCGGCCGGATCCCGAAGAAGGTCTACGAGGCGTTCCAAGCCGCCAGTTGA
- a CDS encoding ABC transporter ATP-binding protein, which produces MTSDDISRTGHAIVADQVRRRYAGGFEAVSGISFSVARGELFALLGTNGAGKTSTVELLEGLAPPDGGSVRVLGHDPYRERAAVRPRVGVMLQEGGFPSDLTVTETLRMWAGCTSGARPAGEALDLVGLGARARTRVKQLSGGERRRLDLALALLGRPEVLFLDEPTTGLDAEGRRDTWRLVRQLREGGTTVLLTTHYLEEAESLADRLAIMHQGRIVTSGTIADVTAERPSRIRFELPADVPAARLPLSLRAAAEGRRVDIRTHTLQESLHELLSWARESGVELHGLDARSASLEEAFLDIAKSHTEAERVTA; this is translated from the coding sequence ATGACCAGCGACGACATTTCCCGTACCGGGCACGCCATCGTGGCGGATCAGGTCCGGCGCCGTTATGCGGGCGGCTTCGAGGCGGTTTCCGGTATCTCCTTCTCCGTGGCGCGCGGCGAGCTCTTCGCCCTGCTCGGGACGAACGGGGCGGGCAAGACCTCCACGGTCGAACTCCTGGAGGGGCTGGCCCCGCCGGACGGCGGAAGCGTCCGGGTCCTCGGCCACGACCCGTACCGCGAACGCGCCGCCGTGCGCCCCCGGGTCGGTGTGATGCTGCAGGAGGGCGGCTTCCCCTCCGACCTGACGGTCACCGAGACCCTGCGGATGTGGGCGGGGTGCACCAGCGGGGCCCGTCCCGCCGGTGAGGCTCTGGATCTGGTGGGGCTGGGGGCCAGGGCGCGGACCCGGGTCAAGCAGCTCTCCGGCGGAGAGCGCCGCCGGCTCGACCTGGCACTGGCCCTGCTGGGCCGGCCCGAGGTCCTCTTCCTGGACGAGCCGACCACCGGTCTCGACGCCGAGGGGCGCCGTGACACCTGGCGGCTGGTGCGGCAGCTCCGGGAGGGCGGCACGACCGTGCTGCTGACCACGCACTACCTGGAGGAGGCCGAGTCGCTCGCCGACCGCCTGGCGATCATGCACCAGGGGCGGATCGTCACCTCGGGCACGATCGCCGACGTGACCGCCGAGCGCCCCTCCCGCATCCGTTTCGAACTCCCGGCGGATGTTCCGGCGGCCCGGCTCCCGTTGTCGCTGCGTGCCGCGGCGGAGGGCCGCCGTGTCGACATCCGCACCCACACCCTTCAGGAATCGCTCCACGAACTCCTTTCCTGGGCAAGGGAGTCGGGCGTGGAGCTGCACGGGCTCGACGCCCGGTCCGCCTCGCTGGAAGAGGCATTTCTCGATATCGCGAAGTCCCACACCGAAGCGGAAAGGGTGACGGCATGA
- a CDS encoding ABC transporter permease, translated as MTSTTVAGRLNALGRAELTLFVRNRTAVFIALLMPLLLIFVMRSTLEEIDLGPSGLTAAGASLNGGIGMVLIQVVYTNLVAAYVARREELVLKRLRTGEVSDSEILTGTALPAGLLALVQSVLIVVVGTFAFDLTAPHRPDLLVLGLLLGVVLMTALAAATSAVTRTVQTAQLTTLPFFLVSMLGSGLFVPLEVLPDLAASICELLPMTGVMTLVRAGWLGGVPTGDVVGAVLNALAWTVLAVFAVRRWFRWDPRR; from the coding sequence ATGACGAGCACCACGGTTGCCGGGCGGCTGAACGCCCTCGGCCGCGCGGAGCTGACCCTGTTCGTGCGGAATCGGACGGCGGTGTTCATCGCCCTGCTGATGCCCCTGCTGCTGATCTTCGTGATGCGGTCCACGCTCGAGGAGATCGATCTCGGCCCTTCCGGGCTGACCGCCGCCGGCGCCTCCCTGAACGGCGGCATCGGCATGGTGCTGATCCAGGTGGTCTACACGAACCTGGTGGCGGCGTACGTGGCCCGCCGTGAGGAACTCGTCCTCAAGCGCCTCCGCACCGGGGAGGTGTCCGACAGCGAGATCCTCACCGGGACGGCGCTCCCCGCGGGGCTGCTGGCCCTCGTCCAGAGCGTGCTGATCGTCGTCGTCGGTACCTTCGCGTTCGACCTCACCGCACCGCACCGGCCCGATCTGCTGGTCCTGGGGCTCCTGCTGGGGGTCGTGCTGATGACCGCGCTGGCCGCGGCGACCTCCGCCGTGACGCGTACGGTGCAGACCGCACAGCTGACGACGCTGCCCTTCTTCCTCGTCTCGATGCTGGGCTCCGGGCTCTTCGTACCGCTGGAGGTCCTCCCCGACCTCGCGGCCTCGATCTGCGAACTGCTGCCGATGACCGGGGTGATGACACTGGTCCGGGCGGGCTGGCTGGGCGGTGTCCCCACCGGTGACGTGGTCGGGGCGGTCCTGAACGCCTTGGCCTGGACGGTGCTGGCGGTGTTTGCTGTGCGGCGGTGGTTCCGCTGGGACCCCCGCCGCTGA
- a CDS encoding response regulator transcription factor, with amino-acid sequence MTSAPPQRPVRVLLADDEHLIRGALAALLALEDDIVLVAEAATGPEALAMALAHRPDVAVLDLEMPGADGVSVATALRNGLPGCRTMIVTSHGRPGHLKRALAAGVRAFVPKTVSARRLAEIIRSVHAGNRYVDPELAADAISAGDSPLTAREAEVLELAADGAPVAEIAERASLSQGTVRNYLSSAVSKLGAENRHAAVRLARQRGWV; translated from the coding sequence ATGACATCCGCCCCGCCGCAGCGGCCCGTCCGGGTCCTGCTGGCCGACGACGAACACCTGATCCGGGGCGCCCTGGCCGCGCTTCTCGCGCTGGAGGACGACATCGTCCTGGTCGCGGAGGCGGCCACCGGCCCCGAGGCGCTCGCCATGGCACTGGCCCACCGGCCCGATGTGGCGGTCCTGGACCTGGAGATGCCGGGCGCGGACGGTGTGAGTGTCGCCACAGCGCTGCGGAACGGCCTGCCCGGCTGCCGGACCATGATCGTGACGAGCCACGGCCGTCCCGGACATCTGAAACGAGCGCTCGCGGCGGGTGTGCGGGCCTTCGTCCCGAAGACGGTCAGCGCCCGTCGGCTCGCCGAGATCATCCGCTCGGTGCACGCCGGAAACCGTTACGTGGACCCGGAGTTGGCCGCTGACGCGATCTCCGCCGGGGACTCCCCGCTCACCGCGCGGGAGGCCGAGGTGCTGGAGCTGGCGGCGGACGGGGCACCGGTGGCGGAGATCGCCGAGCGGGCCTCCCTGTCGCAGGGAACGGTCCGCAACTACCTCTCCTCGGCCGTCTCCAAACTGGGGGCGGAGAACCGTCATGCCGCGGTGCGTCTCGCACGGCAGCGAGGTTGGGTATAG
- a CDS encoding phosphoribosylaminoimidazolesuccinocarboxamide synthase, with amino-acid sequence MSGFVEKPEPVQVPGLIHLHTGKVRDLYRNEAGDLVMVASDRISAYDWVLPTEIPDKGRVLTQLSLWWFDQLADLVPNHVLSTDLPAGAPADWAGRTLVCRSLRMVPVECVARGYLTGSGLAEYDATRTVCGIGLPEGLVDGSELPAPIFTPATKAAVGDHDENVSYERVAREVGAETASVLRRTTLDVYGRARDIARERGIILADTKFEFGFAPSGDGGEELIIADEVLTPDSSRFWPAGSWEPGKAQPSYDKQFVRDWLTSPASGWDRHGELPPPALPQEIVDATRAKYLDAYEHLTGVSWEAAARR; translated from the coding sequence GTGTCCGGTTTCGTAGAAAAGCCCGAGCCCGTGCAGGTGCCGGGTCTCATCCATCTGCACACCGGCAAGGTGCGCGACCTGTACCGGAACGAGGCGGGCGACCTCGTGATGGTCGCCAGCGACCGTATCTCCGCGTACGACTGGGTCCTGCCCACCGAGATCCCCGACAAGGGGCGGGTGCTCACCCAGCTGTCCCTGTGGTGGTTCGACCAGCTCGCCGATCTCGTCCCCAACCACGTCCTGTCCACGGACCTGCCCGCCGGCGCGCCGGCCGACTGGGCCGGGCGGACACTGGTCTGCCGCTCGCTGCGGATGGTGCCCGTGGAGTGCGTGGCGCGCGGTTATCTGACCGGTTCCGGGCTGGCCGAGTACGACGCCACCCGTACGGTCTGCGGCATCGGCCTGCCCGAGGGCCTGGTCGACGGGTCCGAGCTGCCCGCGCCGATCTTCACCCCGGCCACCAAGGCCGCCGTCGGCGACCACGACGAGAACGTCAGCTACGAGCGGGTGGCCCGCGAGGTCGGCGCCGAGACGGCCTCCGTCCTGCGGCGGACCACACTGGACGTCTACGGCCGGGCCCGGGACATCGCCCGCGAACGCGGGATCATCCTCGCCGACACCAAGTTCGAGTTCGGTTTCGCACCGTCCGGGGACGGCGGCGAGGAACTGATCATCGCGGACGAGGTGCTGACGCCCGACTCCTCGCGCTTCTGGCCCGCCGGGAGCTGGGAGCCGGGCAAGGCGCAGCCCTCGTACGACAAGCAGTTCGTGCGGGACTGGCTGACCTCGCCGGCCTCGGGCTGGGACCGCCACGGCGAACTGCCGCCCCCCGCGCTGCCGCAGGAGATCGTCGACGCGACCCGGGCGAAGTACCTGGACGCCTACGAGCACCTGACCGGCGTCAGCTGGGAGGCTGCGGCACGGCGTTGA
- a CDS encoding sensor histidine kinase: MWVRKRIRRWQKRDGFDKIDLYTRGSLHSMAWAMVLCVAALSVTRPVRYSDAPAALIALTVLAAVAQGACTVPLIPRTLDRYLGRRAAGLWLIALAAGLFTVNAAGLLALGWYAGTEDFPEFQVALGAVTLPLLTSLVLVVPLWASGVCVALLGAGMSGGTLLAGADGTFALATFFGVVFGGGLVTSTVRLSAWTLGLMKKLRDAQDVETRLAVAEERLRFGRDLHDVLGRNLAVIALKSELAVELAQRGKPTAVEQMIEVQRIARDSQQEVRDVVRGYREADLYTELVGARSVLQAAGISCEVQESGSRRRERLPASVQSALGWVVREAATNVLRHGDPQRCAIRLRTSDGTVRLVVENDGVPPDAAPFPPSGPVQGSGLRGLRERLSALDGRLEAGPADGGLFRLTATVPLAPPAEGAPSVGDTSSAEGASLPESAPPAESTAQHQLEERR; encoded by the coding sequence GTGTGGGTACGGAAGCGGATACGCCGCTGGCAGAAGCGCGACGGCTTCGACAAGATCGACCTCTACACCCGGGGTTCGCTGCACTCCATGGCCTGGGCGATGGTCCTGTGTGTGGCCGCGCTGTCGGTGACCCGGCCCGTGCGGTACTCGGACGCGCCCGCCGCCCTGATCGCCCTGACCGTGCTGGCCGCCGTCGCCCAGGGCGCCTGCACGGTCCCGCTGATCCCGCGGACGCTCGACAGGTACCTCGGGCGCCGGGCCGCCGGCCTGTGGCTGATCGCCCTGGCGGCCGGCCTGTTCACGGTGAACGCGGCGGGACTGCTCGCGCTCGGGTGGTACGCCGGCACCGAGGACTTCCCCGAGTTCCAGGTGGCGCTGGGCGCGGTGACGCTGCCGCTCCTGACCTCCCTGGTGCTGGTCGTGCCGCTGTGGGCCTCCGGCGTGTGCGTCGCGCTGCTCGGTGCGGGGATGAGCGGCGGGACGCTGCTGGCCGGGGCGGACGGCACCTTCGCCCTCGCCACCTTCTTCGGGGTGGTTTTCGGGGGCGGGCTGGTCACCAGCACCGTACGGCTCTCCGCCTGGACGCTCGGCCTCATGAAGAAGCTCAGGGACGCCCAGGACGTGGAGACCCGGCTGGCGGTCGCCGAGGAGCGGCTGCGGTTCGGCCGGGACCTGCACGACGTGCTGGGGCGGAACCTGGCGGTGATCGCGCTGAAGAGCGAGCTGGCGGTGGAGCTGGCCCAGCGCGGCAAGCCCACGGCCGTCGAGCAGATGATCGAGGTCCAGCGGATCGCCCGCGACTCCCAGCAGGAGGTACGCGATGTCGTCCGCGGCTACCGCGAGGCCGACCTGTACACCGAACTGGTGGGAGCCCGGTCGGTGTTGCAGGCCGCCGGGATCAGCTGCGAGGTACAGGAGTCCGGCTCCCGGCGGCGGGAGCGGCTGCCCGCGTCCGTCCAGTCGGCGCTCGGCTGGGTCGTACGGGAGGCGGCCACCAACGTCCTGCGCCACGGCGACCCCCAGCGGTGCGCCATCCGGCTCCGGACCTCGGACGGCACCGTACGGCTGGTCGTGGAGAACGACGGGGTGCCTCCGGACGCGGCGCCCTTCCCGCCCTCCGGCCCTGTCCAGGGCTCGGGTCTGCGCGGGCTGCGGGAGCGGCTGTCGGCACTGGACGGGCGGCTGGAGGCCGGGCCGGCCGACGGCGGCCTCTTCCGGCTGACCGCGACCGTCCCGCTCGCCCCACCCGCGGAGGGCGCCCCATCCGTAGGGGACACCTCGTCCGCGGAGGGCGCCTCTCTCCCGGAAAGCGCCCCGCCCGCGGAAAGCACAGCGCAGCACCAGCTGGAGGAACGACGATGA
- a CDS encoding N,N-dimethylformamidase beta subunit family domain-containing protein, whose translation MGTEHVRRWESGAMAHAVSDPFGQGPLPWLRGGETYFGDTGQVVPWYAEPHLGRSGSGGGTRTADDVHRQIKGFASPGAAAPGEAIDFHITVDPPQQFSVDVYRIGHYAGDDASKITTSPRLPGIVQAAPLTADRTVSCHHWWLSWRLQIPSYWSVGAYVAVLTTADGHRSHVPFTVRDDHPADLLLLMPDVTWQAYNLYPEDGRTGASLYHAWDEHGRLLGEEDAAVTVSFDRPYAGAGLPLHVGHAYDFIRWAERYGYDLAYADARDLHAGRVDPGRYRGLVFPGHDEYWSVPMRRTAELARDTGTSLVFLSANTMYWQVELSPSPSGVPDRLLTCRKRRGPGRPALWREVDRPEQQMLGIQYAGRVPDPHPLVVRNAGHWLWEATGAGEGDEIDGLVAGEADRYYPRTALPGHDSRILLAHSPYQDGDGATRHQETSLYRAPSGALVFASGTFAWSPALDRPGHVDSRIQRATANLLDRICKRD comes from the coding sequence ATGGGGACCGAGCATGTCCGGCGGTGGGAGTCGGGGGCCATGGCGCATGCCGTGAGTGACCCCTTCGGCCAGGGTCCGCTGCCCTGGCTGCGCGGTGGCGAGACCTACTTCGGCGATACGGGCCAGGTCGTCCCCTGGTACGCCGAGCCGCACCTCGGACGCAGCGGGAGCGGGGGCGGCACCCGGACCGCCGACGACGTGCACCGGCAGATCAAGGGGTTCGCGTCGCCGGGCGCGGCCGCCCCCGGTGAGGCCATCGACTTCCACATCACGGTCGACCCGCCCCAGCAGTTCTCCGTCGACGTCTACCGCATCGGGCACTACGCGGGCGACGACGCGTCGAAGATCACCACGAGCCCCCGGCTGCCCGGCATCGTCCAGGCCGCCCCGCTCACCGCCGACCGCACGGTCTCCTGCCACCACTGGTGGCTCTCCTGGCGGCTCCAGATCCCCAGCTACTGGTCTGTCGGCGCCTATGTGGCCGTTCTCACCACCGCGGACGGCCACCGCTCGCACGTCCCCTTCACGGTCCGCGACGACCACCCCGCGGATCTGCTGCTCCTGATGCCGGACGTCACCTGGCAGGCGTACAACCTCTATCCGGAGGACGGCCGCACCGGCGCCAGCCTGTACCACGCGTGGGACGAGCACGGGCGGCTGCTCGGCGAGGAGGACGCCGCGGTCACCGTCTCCTTCGACCGCCCCTACGCGGGCGCGGGGCTGCCGCTCCACGTCGGCCACGCCTACGACTTCATCCGCTGGGCGGAGCGCTACGGCTACGACCTCGCGTACGCCGACGCCCGCGACCTGCACGCGGGCCGCGTCGACCCCGGCCGGTACCGCGGCCTGGTCTTCCCCGGCCACGACGAGTACTGGTCGGTGCCCATGCGCCGTACCGCGGAGCTGGCCCGGGACACCGGTACGTCGCTGGTCTTCCTGTCCGCGAACACCATGTACTGGCAGGTCGAGCTCTCGCCGTCGCCCTCCGGGGTCCCGGACCGCCTCCTCACCTGCCGCAAACGGCGGGGCCCGGGACGGCCCGCGCTCTGGCGGGAGGTGGACCGCCCCGAACAGCAGATGCTCGGCATCCAGTACGCGGGCCGGGTGCCCGACCCCCACCCGCTGGTCGTGCGGAACGCGGGCCACTGGCTCTGGGAGGCCACCGGGGCGGGCGAGGGCGACGAGATCGACGGGCTGGTCGCGGGCGAGGCCGACCGCTACTACCCCCGCACGGCGCTCCCCGGGCACGACAGCCGCATCCTGCTCGCCCACTCCCCCTACCAGGACGGCGACGGGGCCACCCGCCATCAGGAGACCTCGCTCTACCGGGCCCCGTCGGGCGCCCTCGTCTTCGCCTCCGGGACCTTCGCCTGGTCGCCCGCCCTGGACCGGCCCGGCCATGTGGACTCCCGTATCCAGCGGGCCACGGCCAACCTGCTCGACCGGATCTGCAAGCGGGACTGA